In Mangifera indica cultivar Alphonso chromosome 14, CATAS_Mindica_2.1, whole genome shotgun sequence, the DNA window ACCATACATAAATGGCCATCACTACGTAATTTGGATGATTTCAGGTCTATTATGTATTAAGTCCCAACGTAagctgtaatttaaaattaaaagaaaaagtccATTCTAAAAAAGGTGAGTACAGTCTTGATAAATTAAGTAGTTTTAGCCTGGAAGGAAATTACTTTCACGAGAGTGGACTGTCATCTTTGTTGTCCCACTATGTCTAGCTTTAACACAGCATCGTGCTTGACTTCAATCAAATTAGTATTCACCAAGGATTAACATGTTCATATAgagaaaacaattttattgaCCGTGTACAATACAGTTTGAAATCCCTTTCCTATCCTTGGACCTTTGTCTActtgaagacaaaaaaaaataacaggGGTACTTCTGCAAAAGCAAAATTAACATGAAATTCCAAGAAAGGGCAAAGTGCACAtgcatgattaaaaaaaaaaattataattttcagaAAATTAAGGATAGTTGgcataattaatatatactttaaGTAGTCTAATCTAATCTATAATAAGCTTTGTTAGTACAGTAGAAGCATAAGTTAAATGGCGTTGCACTGAAGTTGTTTCCTGGAAGCTTTATTTTGCCATGTTCATATGAATGGACAATATGTCCCttgatttcttcattttagATTGGACTTTTTAAAGatgattaatattatgtatacataattttttttgtatataatttgaatacataatttagtatatattttaaagaagaacaatattatataattggatgttattttatttttaattaaaaattatttaattatatgatgatacattatttatatatttaaattgtatataaaaaatatatacacataattttattatttaagtaatagAAAAAGACTTCTAATGAATCTTCTTGGATGGACCCTCTTGCTTTGAAATCCGGACTCTAAATAAAcccaaaattaatttgaaaatgaaataacagAAAATTCACTAACAACAGCGTGTGAAACACgttttgattttctttgttATTGTATGCTATAAATAGCTGTAGAGAAAAAAGCAAGGAGAGAAACTGAAGCaaagaacaaataaacaaaaaagaaaaaatggcgAGAACACCTTGCTGTGATAAAAATGGGCTAAAGAAGGGAACATGGACACCTGAAGAAGATAGAAAGCTAACGgcttatgtaattagatatggCTGTTGGAACTGGCGCCAACTTCCCAAGTATGCAGGTAATGAAGAGTGAGAAGGCCAGCCACTGAGAGACTTCATCTTTAGCTTAACGACAATGATTCTATTCTTAGGTTTTGTTcgtaaaataatcttttcttgtttgaattttcaGGTTTATCAAGGTGTGGAAAGAGTTGCAGGCTGAGATGGATGAACTATTTGAGGCCAAACATCAAACGGGGGAATTATAGCAAGGAAGAAGACGACACCATCATAAGATTGCACGAGTCACTGGGAAATAGGTACTCTATCAACGGCCAATCCTTTCAAGatacaaattttcaaacttcataGTAATAAGAACATGTAGAGACATGCATATCAAGAGAAAATACATTCTTATAGGAATGAGGATCAATCACATGTAAACATTACCTTACGCTAAATAAGTCTTTTCTCAGTGCATTAAAACACTGTCGATTCTTATGAAAGCTTAGAGACTTCGAAACCATGAATAAACAACATAAGATTAAAGCCTTTACATCTGCAGAGCATGAACAAACATGCTACTGAATATTGCCCCagcaaaaacttgaaaaaagacTCTAACATTTATGGGAGATGAGAAAGATGGCTAGTTCCACTAGTTCTTAATTTAATGTGTAACCAAAAGCTATTTTATGTGCATATACTGGACAAAGATAATTAATCTAATCCATTATCCCTTGATCATGTGCAGATGGGCGGCGATTGCAGCTCAGTTACCAGGAAGAACTGACAACGAGATTAAAAACCACTGGCACACAAACCTGAAGAAGCGGCTCAACCAAAATTCGAACTCAAGTAGTGatcaatcaaaagaaaaatcgGAAGATCCGTCACACCATGAAACCAGCCAAGAGGGAGAATCAAAACTCAACAACGACCATCTAGATATAACAAGTCTCCAAATTCTTGAAAGCTCCTCGTCATCACCACTACCCTCCTCAAGTGATCAATTTTCCTCGATACCCTTAGATACCACAGGGGTAATCAGAAGCACAGAATCAATTGTGGAACATCATAAGGTTGATACTTTCTTTGAACCATATGCTGCACCGAGTAGTAATTTCTGGACTGAACCATTCTTGGCAGACAATTCCTACAATTTCAATATTTCCAATGATTTTCTGGTACCTTTTACGGACCCCGAATATGTACCTGTTCATTCTCCATTTTTCGATGGAGATATGTTATGCCCATTTATCTGAGTTGTATGAGcaaaattagaaatgaaatcAATATGAGTGATATATGAATAACTATGAGAATGTTAGTATGTCTAAATTAAGTTGTAATATTGGCTTGATCGTGGAATTGTAATAAAATACTCACTCTACTCTTAACATAACAAAAAcaccataaaaatttaaaattttaaaaaacaaaaaaacatctCGATTTTTACATGGTTCAACTAGATCAACCTACCTTCATCTGATCAAGTTCATCTCAAATCAAATCACTAGAGCAAATCACTAACTGTCAATTGCAAATTTGAAATTAAGTATACAAAGCAAACACTGTCTACTTACAAAATCATTTCCCAATTTTGCAATTGCTGAATTGTTGTGCTTGATTCTGAAATGATCCGAGCTTCCCAGTTGGCATGTTCAAGCTCCACTTGAACAATGAACTAAACTGCTTCCAGTTGCTAGTCATGAACTTCCTTTAAGGACTCGCTAAAGATGATATCCAGCAATCTGAATCATGAAGCTACCTGTTAATTAAGAGAAAGAACAAAAAGTAGTACAAACTGCAAATGTATCGAGGACTTAAGTAAAAAACTATCCAATTTTAGACCTAAAcagaaataaattattcttgtCTGCTTGCTTAGTACGAAGAGACAGGATTAAATACATAGTGcgtggtttggtttggtttggttcgtAAAATGAtatggtttagtttgaattaataaatttttaagaatagatttttgttttatatatatatatatatattgacatCGCAAAACTAAAACGAGGCCCTAGATAGTTTTAAAACCTAAGCTAATATTGACTTTTAAAACGAGGACCTAGATAgttgaaaagtaaaattatacaAAGGTCATCTTAACCtaagaaaaatgtaaatttattttacatgtttatattaaatttaaaaaat includes these proteins:
- the LOC123196945 gene encoding transcription factor MYB14-like yields the protein MARTPCCDKNGLKKGTWTPEEDRKLTAYVIRYGCWNWRQLPKYAGLSRCGKSCRLRWMNYLRPNIKRGNYSKEEDDTIIRLHESLGNRWAAIAAQLPGRTDNEIKNHWHTNLKKRLNQNSNSSSDQSKEKSEDPSHHETSQEGESKLNNDHLDITSLQILESSSSSPLPSSSDQFSSIPLDTTGVIRSTESIVEHHKVDTFFEPYAAPSSNFWTEPFLADNSYNFNISNDFLVPFTDPEYVPVHSPFFDGDMLCPFI